In Brevundimonas subvibrioides, a genomic segment contains:
- a CDS encoding fused DSP-PTPase phosphatase/NAD kinase-like protein: MARFDVSTPDGLAAARRDFFWNDHAFLRLAFSNAHWIGPDLVRTNQPSPRQLEGWARQGIRTVINLRGERDEGYYWLEKEACDRLGLTLIDAPLDSRDPPSKDRVRRARDLFASIEYPALIHCKSGADRAGLMAVFYRHFRLGEPISVARQELSKRFLHSREGLTGVLDYFVETYIDEVEPTGVGFLEWVESDAYDPRAMRTRFRASWWGTLLTERLLKRE, translated from the coding sequence ATGGCGCGATTTGATGTCTCGACCCCGGACGGGCTGGCGGCCGCGCGACGGGACTTCTTCTGGAACGATCACGCCTTCCTGCGGCTGGCGTTTTCGAACGCCCACTGGATCGGGCCGGATCTGGTCCGCACCAACCAGCCGTCGCCGCGCCAGCTGGAAGGCTGGGCCCGGCAGGGGATCAGGACGGTCATCAATCTGCGCGGGGAGCGAGACGAAGGCTATTACTGGCTGGAGAAGGAGGCGTGCGATCGGCTGGGTCTGACCCTGATCGATGCGCCGCTCGATTCGCGCGATCCACCGTCGAAGGATCGGGTACGCCGGGCCCGGGATCTGTTCGCGTCGATCGAATATCCTGCCCTGATCCACTGCAAGTCCGGCGCGGACCGGGCCGGGCTGATGGCGGTCTTCTACCGGCATTTCAGGCTGGGGGAGCCGATCTCGGTCGCACGGCAGGAGCTGTCGAAACGGTTTCTGCACAGCCGGGAGGGGTTGACCGGCGTGCTGGACTATTTCGTCGAGACCTACATCGACGAGGTGGAGCCTACCGGCGTGGGTTTCCTGGAGTGGGTCGAATCGGACGCCTATGATCCCCGTGCGATGCGCACACGGTTCCGGGCGTCGTGGTGGGGGACCCTGCTGACCGAGCGGCTGCTGAAGCGGGAGTAG
- a CDS encoding DUF4170 domain-containing protein, whose translation MTDAPNSADPQLLHLVIGGELRHLDAPVFRDLSKVEFVGAFPNYAEAKAAWKARAQATVDNAHMRFFILHAHRMIDPRGETTGG comes from the coding sequence ATGACCGACGCGCCCAACTCAGCCGACCCCCAGTTGCTCCACCTCGTCATCGGCGGAGAGCTTCGCCACCTGGACGCCCCCGTGTTCCGCGATCTGTCCAAGGTCGAGTTCGTCGGGGCCTTCCCCAACTATGCCGAGGCCAAGGCTGCCTGGAAGGCCCGGGCCCAGGCCACGGTGGACAATGCCCACATGCGCTTCTTCATCCTGCACGCCCACCGGATGATCGATCCGCGCGGTGAAACGACCGGCGGCTGA
- a CDS encoding 3'(2'),5'-bisphosphate nucleotidase CysQ yields MTGLDSDLDLIRAAARRAGALAEAERDRGLRIDRKVGGSPVTSADLAVDAMLKADLLAARPDYGWLSEETPDTSDRLSKSRLFVVDPIDGTVAFMKKQPWWCVPIAIVEDGAPIAAVIHVPALNETFEATLGRGATLNGRTIMASDVDTLDDAAVLADARLMEGPHWPEPWPPMRYEKRNALAYRMALVASGAFDAAIALTPKWDWDVCAGALIAAESGAKVSDHHGRPWRFNQPDPRQASLVCSAPALHPLILRRTGPIPLAT; encoded by the coding sequence ATGACCGGCCTCGACTCCGACCTTGACCTGATCCGCGCGGCGGCCCGGCGTGCCGGAGCCCTGGCCGAGGCCGAGCGCGATCGGGGTCTCCGCATCGATCGCAAGGTCGGCGGCTCCCCGGTCACCAGCGCAGACCTCGCCGTCGATGCCATGTTGAAGGCCGACCTGCTGGCGGCCCGCCCCGATTATGGCTGGTTGTCGGAAGAGACGCCCGACACGTCCGACCGTCTGTCAAAATCCCGCCTCTTCGTCGTCGATCCCATCGACGGCACCGTCGCCTTCATGAAGAAACAGCCCTGGTGGTGCGTCCCCATCGCCATCGTCGAGGACGGCGCGCCGATCGCCGCCGTCATCCATGTGCCGGCCCTGAACGAGACCTTCGAGGCGACCCTGGGCCGCGGGGCGACGCTCAACGGCCGCACCATCATGGCCTCCGACGTCGATACCCTCGATGACGCCGCCGTCCTGGCCGACGCCCGCCTGATGGAGGGACCGCACTGGCCCGAACCCTGGCCGCCGATGCGCTACGAGAAGCGCAACGCCCTGGCCTATCGGATGGCCCTGGTCGCGTCGGGGGCCTTCGACGCCGCCATCGCCCTGACGCCCAAATGGGACTGGGACGTCTGTGCCGGGGCCCTGATCGCGGCCGAGTCCGGCGCGAAGGTCAGCGATCATCATGGCCGACCCTGGCGGTTCAACCAGCCGGACCCGCGTCAGGCCAGCCTGGTCTGCTCGGCTCCGGCGCTCCACCCGTTGATCCTGCGCCGCACAGGGCCTATCCCGCTGGCCACCTGA
- a CDS encoding TldD/PmbA family protein, translating to MPDNLTSPDLLHDLVAAALRAGADAAEAVTAERASLSVGVRNGALEDVEREESRDLGLRVFVGRRQASVSASDLSPGTQARLIERAVAMARLAPEDPYAGLVPADRLARDPFADLQLHDPSGRSAAELEQVAAETEAAALAVPGVARSEGGHASTSSSRWRLVTSEGFDGAYAATGFALGAGVIAEKDGAMERGGESRSTRWLSDLPAAANIGTEAGRKAVERLSPRKIASITAPVIFDRRVAGQVLSPLLGAISGPSIARGTSFLKDRLGQPVLPRGVSLVEDPLRLRGLGSAPFDDEGSPVKARNLVDDGVLTTWLLNASAAAQLGLESTGHASRGLAGPPGVSTHNVHLTPGDLDRDGLMKSAGTGLIITSMFGPSLNANTGDWSAGVSGLWFENGEIAWPVSEITVAGNLIDLWARMVPGSDLEFRSSFNSPSLLIDAVAIAGK from the coding sequence ATGCCTGACAATCTGACGTCCCCCGACCTTCTCCACGACCTGGTGGCCGCCGCCCTGCGGGCCGGTGCCGACGCCGCCGAAGCGGTCACGGCTGAGCGGGCCTCCCTTTCGGTGGGCGTCCGCAACGGCGCGCTGGAAGACGTCGAACGCGAGGAAAGCCGCGACCTGGGCCTGCGCGTCTTCGTCGGCCGTCGCCAGGCCTCGGTGTCCGCCTCCGACCTGTCGCCCGGCACCCAGGCCCGGCTGATCGAGCGCGCCGTAGCCATGGCCCGCCTGGCTCCCGAAGACCCCTATGCCGGTCTGGTCCCCGCCGACCGGCTGGCGCGCGACCCCTTCGCTGATCTTCAGCTGCACGATCCGTCCGGGCGCTCCGCCGCCGAACTGGAACAGGTGGCGGCCGAGACCGAGGCGGCGGCCCTCGCTGTCCCGGGCGTTGCGCGTTCGGAAGGCGGTCATGCCTCGACCTCCTCCAGCCGTTGGCGGCTGGTCACGTCGGAGGGCTTCGACGGAGCCTATGCCGCGACGGGATTCGCCCTCGGGGCCGGCGTCATCGCCGAGAAGGACGGGGCCATGGAGCGCGGCGGAGAAAGCCGCTCCACCCGCTGGCTGTCCGACCTGCCTGCCGCCGCCAACATCGGCACCGAGGCCGGGCGCAAGGCCGTTGAGCGCCTCTCACCCCGCAAGATCGCCTCGATCACGGCCCCGGTGATCTTCGACCGCCGTGTGGCCGGGCAGGTCCTGTCCCCTCTGCTGGGCGCGATTTCCGGCCCGTCGATCGCGCGTGGCACCTCTTTCCTGAAGGACCGGCTGGGCCAGCCGGTTCTGCCGCGCGGCGTCAGCCTCGTGGAGGATCCCTTGCGACTTCGCGGCCTGGGTTCGGCACCGTTCGACGACGAGGGATCGCCGGTAAAGGCCCGCAATCTGGTCGACGACGGGGTTCTGACAACCTGGCTGCTGAACGCCTCGGCCGCCGCTCAGCTGGGCCTCGAAAGCACCGGTCATGCCTCGCGCGGGCTGGCGGGTCCGCCCGGCGTCTCGACGCACAACGTCCACCTGACGCCCGGCGACCTCGATCGCGACGGGCTGATGAAGAGCGCGGGCACGGGCCTGATCATCACCTCGATGTTTGGCCCGTCGCTGAACGCCAACACCGGCGACTGGTCCGCGGGCGTGTCGGGCCTGTGGTTCGAGAACGGCGAGATCGCCTGGCCGGTCAGCGAGATCACCGTCGCGGGCAACCTGATCGACCTGTGGGCCCGCATGGTCCCCGGCTCGGATCTGGAGTTCCGGTCCAGCTTCAACAGTCCGTCCCTGCTGATCGACGCCGTCGCCATCGCGGGCAAATGA
- a CDS encoding MAPEG family protein, with translation MTLLTEMTAAQATALWSGLMVLLMVFLAARVIMSRRANRVLLGDGGSAEVALAARVFGNASEYIPAGIGAMVALTLLGIPGLAVHVIGGMLFLGRLIHAFSLSNRKPTIGRVVGMSLTLLALLGAGSMLVVHAFVGSPHG, from the coding sequence ATGACCTTGCTGACCGAGATGACCGCCGCCCAGGCCACCGCGCTGTGGAGCGGCCTGATGGTGCTGCTGATGGTCTTCCTGGCCGCGAGGGTCATCATGAGCCGTCGCGCCAACCGCGTGTTGCTGGGCGACGGCGGCAGTGCGGAAGTGGCGCTGGCCGCAAGGGTGTTCGGCAATGCGTCCGAATACATTCCGGCGGGTATAGGAGCCATGGTGGCCCTGACGCTGCTCGGCATCCCCGGCCTGGCCGTCCATGTGATCGGTGGCATGCTCTTTCTGGGGCGTCTGATCCACGCCTTCAGCCTCAGCAACAGAAAGCCAACGATCGGGCGCGTCGTCGGTATGAGCCTGACCCTGCTGGCCCTGCTGGGTGCGGGATCGATGCTGGTCGTCCATGCCTTCGTCGGCAGCCCTCACGGCTAG
- a CDS encoding M14 family metallopeptidase gives MRSLLFAAILAALCPSPVMSQSVENTAPWDQPFLPPALEWNGASRALLADATNPWITDFERDPAHDFSPDYAATRAWFDRLDAASDLIRIVQFGTSPEGRPIYAVIASRDGATLDPAKPVLLAQAGIHPGEIDGKDAGMMLLRDIAFGDKGELIDHANLVLIPILSVDGHERASAYSRPNQRGPRIQGWRNTGTNQNLNRDFMKLDQPEMWALRTFINRLNPDLYLDIHVTDGLDYQYDVTYGFNGEFDSYSRSPASSAWLDDVFKPAINDALEAEGHIPGPLVFGIDDQDPKAGLNDGGLGERFSNGWGSAAHVPTVLIENHSLKPYEQRVLGTYVFMEASLRLLADQVTPLRSAIMADRALRPTEIPANFEPDPIPHQTRTFKGVLYETYASPASGRQEVRWLGRPDPVEWQLPYYGSRPSLSLHRPTAYWVPAYRTDLIERLRLHGLTMETLEAARTVSVEMLRLNDPTLAPRPNEGHVQASVTGVTPVARDWTFAPGSVRVPTDQPLGDIAVLLLEPQSSESFLAWGMFPEVLSRVEYIEGYAIAPLAEAMMAADPALKAEFEAKLAADPAFASNAEARLGWFYERTPFYDDRYRLYPVAREN, from the coding sequence ATGCGATCCCTGCTTTTCGCCGCCATTCTGGCGGCCCTGTGCCCGAGTCCCGTGATGTCCCAGTCTGTCGAAAACACCGCGCCCTGGGACCAGCCTTTCCTTCCCCCGGCCCTCGAATGGAACGGAGCCAGTCGCGCCTTGCTGGCGGACGCCACCAACCCCTGGATCACCGATTTCGAACGTGACCCGGCCCACGACTTCAGCCCCGACTATGCGGCGACCCGCGCCTGGTTCGATCGGCTGGACGCCGCTTCGGACCTGATCCGTATCGTCCAGTTCGGCACATCTCCCGAGGGCCGCCCGATCTATGCCGTCATCGCCTCGCGCGACGGTGCGACCCTCGATCCCGCCAAGCCGGTCCTGCTGGCCCAGGCCGGCATCCACCCGGGCGAAATCGACGGCAAGGACGCGGGCATGATGCTGCTCCGCGACATCGCCTTCGGCGATAAAGGCGAGCTGATCGATCATGCCAACCTGGTCCTGATCCCGATCCTGTCGGTGGACGGCCACGAACGCGCCTCCGCCTACTCGCGCCCGAACCAGCGCGGTCCGCGCATCCAGGGCTGGCGCAACACCGGCACCAACCAGAACCTGAACCGCGACTTCATGAAGCTGGACCAGCCCGAGATGTGGGCCTTGCGGACCTTCATCAACAGGTTGAACCCCGACCTCTACCTCGACATCCACGTCACCGACGGCTTGGATTACCAGTACGACGTCACCTATGGCTTCAATGGCGAGTTCGACAGCTACAGCCGCTCGCCCGCCTCGTCCGCCTGGCTCGACGATGTCTTCAAGCCGGCGATCAATGACGCACTGGAAGCCGAGGGCCACATTCCGGGGCCGCTGGTGTTCGGCATCGACGACCAGGACCCGAAGGCCGGCCTGAACGATGGCGGACTGGGCGAACGGTTCTCCAATGGTTGGGGCTCGGCCGCCCACGTACCGACCGTCCTGATCGAGAACCACAGCCTGAAGCCCTACGAGCAGCGTGTCCTCGGCACCTATGTCTTCATGGAGGCGTCGCTGCGTCTGCTGGCCGACCAGGTCACCCCACTTCGCTCGGCCATCATGGCCGACCGGGCCCTGCGCCCCACCGAGATCCCCGCCAACTTCGAGCCTGACCCGATCCCGCATCAGACCCGCACCTTCAAGGGCGTGCTTTACGAGACCTACGCCAGCCCCGCCTCGGGCCGACAGGAGGTCCGCTGGCTGGGCCGCCCGGACCCGGTGGAATGGCAGCTCCCCTACTACGGCTCGCGCCCGTCGCTGAGCCTGCACCGACCGACGGCCTACTGGGTGCCCGCCTATCGGACCGATCTGATCGAGCGCCTGCGCCTCCACGGCCTGACGATGGAGACGCTGGAGGCCGCGCGCACCGTTTCTGTCGAGATGCTGCGCCTGAACGACCCGACGCTCGCCCCGCGTCCGAACGAAGGCCACGTCCAGGCCAGCGTCACCGGGGTCACCCCGGTCGCCCGCGACTGGACCTTCGCCCCCGGCTCGGTGCGCGTCCCGACGGATCAACCCCTGGGAGACATCGCCGTGCTGCTGCTGGAGCCGCAGTCGTCCGAGAGCTTCCTCGCCTGGGGCATGTTCCCGGAGGTTCTCAGCCGCGTCGAATACATCGAGGGCTATGCCATCGCGCCGCTGGCCGAGGCCATGATGGCCGCCGACCCTGCCCTGAAGGCCGAGTTCGAGGCGAAGCTGGCCGCCGATCCCGCCTTTGCGTCCAATGCCGAGGCACGGCTGGGCTGGTTCTATGAACGAACCCCGTTCTATGATGACCGCTACCGCCTCTATCCGGTGGCGCGCGAGAACTGA
- a CDS encoding UbiD family decarboxylase — protein MAYKSLRDFMAQLEASGELVRVREPVSTVLEMTEIQTRLLRNGGPAVLFEKPVMPDGSISPIPALANLFGTVKRVAMGVTLDRKSRTTAAELREVGELVAFLKNPTPPRGLSDAMDMLPLAQSVLAMRPRVVKSAPVQEIVLKGDQIDLGKLPIQTCWPGEPAPLITWGLVVTKGPSDDREDDFNLGIYRMQVLGKDRAIMRWLAHRGGAQHYARHKKKKTGPLPCAVVLGADPGTILAAVTPVPDTLSEYQFAGLMRGAKAELVACKTVPLMVPAQAEIVLEGHVLLDEHAPEGPYGDHTGYYNSVETFPVFQVSAITMRRDPVYLTTFTGRPPDEPSVLGEALNEVFIPLLRAQFPEITDFWLPPEGCSYRIAVVSMKKAYPGHAKRVMLGVWSYLRQFMYTKWVIVVDDDIDARDWKQVMWAMATKMDPARDITLIENTPIDYLDFASPESGLGSKIGLDATDKWPPETKREWGEEIRMDREVVDRVSAMWDRLGLPGDGAPIWK, from the coding sequence ATGGCCTATAAATCCCTGCGCGACTTCATGGCCCAGCTGGAGGCTTCGGGCGAATTGGTTCGGGTCCGGGAGCCCGTGTCCACCGTGCTGGAGATGACCGAGATCCAGACCCGACTGCTGCGGAACGGCGGCCCCGCCGTCCTGTTCGAAAAGCCCGTCATGCCCGACGGTTCGATCAGCCCGATCCCGGCGCTGGCCAATCTGTTCGGCACGGTCAAACGCGTCGCCATGGGCGTGACGCTGGACAGGAAATCCCGCACTACGGCCGCCGAATTGCGCGAGGTCGGCGAGTTGGTGGCCTTCCTCAAGAACCCGACCCCGCCCCGCGGCCTGTCCGACGCCATGGACATGCTGCCTTTGGCCCAGTCCGTTCTGGCCATGCGGCCCAGGGTCGTGAAGTCCGCCCCGGTTCAGGAGATCGTCCTGAAAGGCGACCAGATCGACCTCGGCAAGCTGCCCATCCAGACCTGCTGGCCCGGCGAGCCCGCGCCCCTGATCACCTGGGGTCTGGTCGTGACGAAAGGTCCGTCGGACGACCGCGAGGACGACTTCAACCTCGGCATTTACCGCATGCAGGTGCTCGGCAAGGACAGGGCGATCATGCGCTGGCTGGCCCACCGCGGCGGGGCCCAGCACTACGCCCGCCACAAAAAGAAGAAGACCGGCCCCCTCCCCTGCGCCGTCGTCCTGGGGGCCGATCCCGGCACCATCCTGGCCGCCGTCACCCCGGTGCCCGACACCCTGTCTGAGTACCAGTTCGCCGGCCTGATGCGCGGTGCCAAGGCCGAGCTGGTGGCCTGCAAGACCGTGCCCTTGATGGTCCCCGCCCAGGCCGAGATCGTGCTGGAGGGCCATGTCCTGCTGGACGAGCACGCGCCCGAGGGGCCCTACGGCGACCACACCGGCTACTACAACTCGGTCGAGACCTTCCCGGTGTTTCAGGTCAGCGCCATCACCATGCGCCGCGACCCCGTCTATCTGACCACCTTCACCGGTCGCCCGCCCGACGAGCCCAGCGTGCTGGGCGAGGCGCTGAACGAGGTCTTTATCCCGCTGCTGCGCGCCCAGTTCCCGGAGATCACGGACTTCTGGCTCCCGCCGGAGGGGTGCAGCTACCGGATCGCCGTCGTGTCGATGAAAAAGGCCTATCCGGGCCACGCCAAGCGGGTGATGCTGGGCGTCTGGAGCTACCTGCGCCAGTTCATGTACACCAAATGGGTCATCGTCGTGGACGACGACATCGACGCCCGCGACTGGAAACAGGTCATGTGGGCCATGGCCACCAAGATGGATCCGGCCCGCGACATCACCCTGATCGAGAACACCCCGATCGACTACCTCGACTTCGCCAGTCCGGAGAGTGGGCTCGGCTCCAAGATCGGCCTCGACGCCACCGACAAATGGCCGCCCGAGACGAAGCGCGAATGGGGCGAGGAGATCCGCATGGACCGCGAGGTCGTCGACCGCGTCTCGGCCATGTGGGACCGCCTCGGTTTGCCGGGTGACGGCGCGCCGATCTGGAAATAA
- a CDS encoding helix-turn-helix domain-containing protein, translating to MGSVLGFPGIDPHDAAIGARLKRWREERGMDVDTVAAALKITPEEERRVEAGRAHLTSVQLAAATRHLRLPVWALVSDSRAY from the coding sequence ATGGGCTCTGTTCTCGGATTTCCCGGTATCGATCCACACGACGCAGCGATCGGTGCCCGCCTGAAACGCTGGCGGGAAGAGCGGGGCATGGATGTCGACACCGTCGCCGCCGCCCTGAAGATCACCCCGGAAGAGGAACGCCGGGTCGAGGCCGGGCGCGCCCATCTGACGTCCGTGCAGCTGGCAGCCGCCACCCGCCACCTGCGCCTGCCTGTGTGGGCCCTGGTGTCGGACAGCCGCGCCTACTGA
- a CDS encoding aldo/keto reductase: protein MSNPQLSLTVDGLTIPQLGFGTWQLEPADARRMVAEALRIGYRHIDTAWIYKNEAAVGDGIRDSGVARQDIWLTTKIWTAHFERDALLRQAEESARNLGFTPDLLLLHWPKAKPTFAETIGALNEAKDQGLTRAIGLSNFPSGQFREARHLSNAPLVTNQVEYHPYLSLKTLRVTAAELGSSITAWSPLAQGKIADDTVIGEIARAHDKTAGQVTLRWLIQQGVIAIPRTLKPERAAENFDIWDFELSDDDMARIHALNRADGRLGDWLDKDFQWDKV from the coding sequence ATGTCGAACCCCCAGCTGTCCCTGACCGTCGATGGCCTGACAATCCCGCAACTCGGCTTCGGCACCTGGCAGCTGGAGCCCGCAGACGCCCGCCGCATGGTCGCCGAAGCCCTCCGCATCGGCTATCGCCACATCGATACGGCCTGGATCTACAAGAATGAGGCCGCCGTCGGGGACGGCATTCGCGATTCCGGCGTGGCCCGGCAAGACATCTGGCTGACGACCAAGATCTGGACCGCCCATTTCGAGCGGGACGCCCTGCTGCGCCAGGCCGAGGAATCGGCCCGGAACCTCGGATTCACGCCCGATCTGCTATTGCTTCACTGGCCCAAGGCGAAGCCGACCTTCGCCGAGACCATCGGGGCCCTGAATGAGGCGAAGGATCAGGGCCTGACCCGCGCCATCGGCCTGTCCAACTTCCCGTCCGGCCAGTTCCGCGAGGCCCGGCATCTGTCGAATGCCCCCCTGGTCACCAACCAGGTTGAATACCACCCCTATCTGTCGCTGAAGACGCTCCGCGTCACGGCGGCCGAACTGGGGTCCTCGATCACGGCCTGGTCGCCGCTCGCCCAGGGCAAGATCGCCGACGATACGGTCATCGGCGAAATCGCCCGGGCCCACGACAAGACCGCCGGTCAGGTCACGCTTCGCTGGCTGATCCAGCAGGGCGTCATCGCCATTCCCCGCACCCTGAAGCCGGAACGCGCGGCCGAAAATTTCGACATCTGGGATTTCGAGCTGTCCGATGACGACATGGCCCGCATCCATGCGCTGAATCGCGCCGACGGGCGGCTGGGCGACTGGCTCGACAAGGACTTCCAGTGGGATAAGGTCTGA
- a CDS encoding serine aminopeptidase domain-containing protein, whose product MQDVIAVARDGYRLPARLFAGAAPTHAVLVTSGTGFPKGFYERFARHLAGRGAIVLTHDMRGMGASRPDDLAAMQMTYEDWGRLDMPAALDALIAAAPGLPVVHVGHSVGGHFAGFMPNHARIARHAFVAVGSGYWRKHPVHYNPTELFFWWIYGPLSLARHGYIKGGKLWRGADLPRGVFIPWRRWCHDPDYFATRLSGELQPNHFAEVTAPIRSWIFTDDPIANPVTGADMLKVYPHAPSDLIVRTPAGQGVPRIGHEGAFRRGMEPLWNEIYDWLTQS is encoded by the coding sequence GTGCAAGACGTCATTGCGGTCGCCAGAGACGGCTACCGTCTGCCGGCGAGGCTGTTCGCGGGCGCGGCACCGACCCATGCGGTGCTGGTGACCTCCGGCACAGGGTTTCCAAAAGGCTTCTACGAGCGGTTCGCCCGCCACCTCGCCGGCCGGGGTGCCATCGTCCTGACCCATGACATGCGGGGCATGGGGGCCTCCCGACCCGACGATCTCGCCGCCATGCAGATGACCTATGAGGATTGGGGGCGTCTCGACATGCCCGCCGCGCTTGACGCCCTGATCGCGGCCGCACCGGGGCTACCCGTGGTCCATGTCGGCCACAGCGTCGGCGGCCATTTCGCCGGCTTCATGCCGAACCATGCCAGGATCGCCCGCCATGCCTTTGTCGCCGTGGGCTCGGGCTACTGGCGCAAGCATCCGGTCCACTACAATCCGACCGAGCTGTTCTTCTGGTGGATCTACGGCCCCCTCAGCCTCGCCCGGCACGGCTATATCAAGGGCGGGAAGCTGTGGCGCGGCGCCGACCTGCCGCGCGGCGTCTTCATCCCCTGGCGTCGCTGGTGCCATGATCCGGACTATTTCGCCACGCGCCTGTCGGGCGAGTTGCAGCCCAACCATTTCGCCGAGGTCACGGCCCCGATCCGGTCATGGATCTTCACCGACGACCCGATCGCCAACCCCGTGACGGGGGCCGACATGCTGAAGGTCTATCCCCATGCCCCGTCCGATCTGATCGTGCGCACGCCTGCCGGGCAGGGCGTCCCCCGCATCGGCCACGAGGGCGCGTTCCGCCGCGGCATGGAGCCCCTGTGGAACGAAATCTACGACTGGTTGACGCAGTCCTGA
- a CDS encoding MmcQ/YjbR family DNA-binding protein: MTPSELHAMILTFPETQSGTSYGMPSWKAAGKFFTRLRAEDDSVVVYVDSLDHRDLLMEAEPETFHITDHYRGYPVVLARLATVDPVWLRKTLEKRWLKVVPKRVSRAYAQAS, encoded by the coding sequence ATGACCCCGTCCGAACTCCACGCCATGATCCTGACCTTCCCGGAAACCCAAAGCGGAACGTCCTACGGCATGCCGTCCTGGAAGGCGGCCGGAAAGTTCTTCACGCGCCTGCGGGCCGAGGACGACAGCGTGGTCGTGTATGTCGACAGCCTCGACCATCGCGACCTGTTGATGGAGGCCGAGCCTGAGACCTTCCACATCACCGACCACTATCGCGGCTATCCGGTCGTCCTCGCCCGACTGGCGACCGTCGATCCCGTCTGGCTGCGCAAGACGCTGGAGAAGCGGTGGCTGAAGGTCGTGCCGAAGCGGGTCTCCCGCGCCTATGCCCAGGCCTCTTGA
- a CDS encoding flavin reductase family protein, with translation MSLEPLSEEAVRQADVSAYRRALGAFATGVCVVTADSEAGPLGITINSFTSVSLTPRLVLWCLDEKSERWAPFSAAEAFSIHVLDARSQALSNRFARGVGLLSDGEFLRVGNAPPRLSGAVARFDCRTYQRVQMGDHMTIVGEVEGFEASDGPTLTYFRGRYGTTGDA, from the coding sequence GTGAGCCTTGAACCCCTGTCCGAAGAAGCGGTCCGCCAGGCGGACGTGTCCGCGTATCGCCGCGCGCTCGGCGCGTTCGCGACCGGCGTCTGCGTCGTGACGGCCGACAGCGAGGCGGGACCGCTGGGGATCACGATCAACTCGTTCACCTCCGTCTCGCTGACACCGCGGCTGGTGCTGTGGTGCCTCGACGAGAAGTCGGAGCGGTGGGCGCCGTTCTCGGCCGCCGAGGCCTTTTCCATCCATGTACTGGATGCCCGGTCGCAGGCCCTGTCGAATCGTTTCGCCCGGGGCGTCGGCCTGCTGTCCGACGGTGAGTTCCTGAGGGTCGGAAACGCTCCGCCGCGCCTGTCGGGGGCCGTCGCGCGGTTCGACTGCCGGACCTATCAGCGGGTGCAGATGGGCGACCACATGACCATCGTCGGCGAAGTCGAAGGCTTCGAGGCCAGCGACGGCCCGACCCTGACCTATTTCCGGGGACGGTACGGCACGACGGGGGACGCATGA
- a CDS encoding NAD(P)-dependent oxidoreductase: MKIGFVGLGVMGGPMARHLVAAGHDVAGYNRSTDKALAWARAHGGRFAPTVAEAAEGAALLILCVGKDDDVRQVVTEAVAVLPRGAVVVDHTTTSAKIAREMAALCDAHGLAFIDAPVSGGQAGAENGQLSVMAGGDAAALETARPAVMAYSKAIQHMGPSGSGQLTKMVNQIAIAGVVQGLAEAVHFAQVAGLDTDAAYDAISRGAAQSWQMDNRWKTAARGEFAFGFAVDWMRKDLGLVLDEARDNGARLSLTALVDQFYAEVQAMGGNRWDTSSLKARLKS, encoded by the coding sequence ATGAAGATCGGTTTTGTCGGCCTGGGCGTCATGGGCGGCCCGATGGCGCGTCATCTGGTGGCGGCCGGCCACGATGTGGCGGGATACAACCGCTCGACCGACAAGGCGCTGGCATGGGCCAGGGCGCACGGCGGGCGGTTCGCCCCGACCGTGGCCGAGGCCGCCGAAGGGGCCGCGCTGCTGATCCTGTGCGTCGGCAAGGACGATGATGTGCGTCAGGTCGTGACCGAGGCGGTCGCGGTCCTGCCCCGGGGCGCGGTGGTCGTGGATCACACCACGACCTCGGCGAAGATCGCGCGCGAGATGGCGGCGCTGTGCGATGCGCACGGTCTGGCCTTCATCGATGCGCCTGTGTCCGGCGGTCAGGCGGGCGCTGAGAACGGCCAGCTGAGCGTCATGGCGGGCGGAGACGCGGCGGCGCTGGAGACGGCGCGCCCGGCGGTCATGGCCTATTCGAAAGCCATCCAGCACATGGGTCCGTCGGGGTCCGGCCAGCTGACCAAGATGGTCAACCAGATCGCCATCGCGGGCGTGGTCCAGGGTCTGGCCGAGGCGGTGCATTTCGCCCAGGTCGCGGGGCTGGACACCGACGCGGCCTATGACGCCATCTCCAGGGGCGCGGCCCAGTCGTGGCAGATGGACAATCGCTGGAAGACGGCGGCCAGGGGCGAGTTCGCGTTCGGCTTCGCCGTCGACTGGATGCGAAAGGACCTGGGGCTGGTGCTGGACGAAGCGCGTGACAACGGCGCGCGGCTGTCGCTGACGGCGCTGGTCGATCAGTTCTACGCAGAGGTCCAGGCCATGGGCGGGAACCGATGGGATACTTCGAGCCTGAAGGCTCGGCTCAAATCCTGA